One genomic segment of Ipomoea triloba cultivar NCNSP0323 chromosome 9, ASM357664v1 includes these proteins:
- the LOC116030891 gene encoding hevamine-A-like, with protein sequence MMSKANVSIVVAVLITALVGCNAAGGGIAIYWGQNGNEGTLSETCATGNYDYVNLAFLATFGGGRKPMINLAGHCDPYSNACTNLTSEIRSCQAKGVKVMLSIGGGAGAYSLDSSEDARQVATYLWNNFLGGKSDERPLGDAILDGIDFDIEQGNGEHWDDLARFLSGYNSKVYLSAAPQCPFPDQWVGGALNTGLFDYVWVQFYNNPPCQYTSGNLTNLDKSWKLWTSAIRAKNIMLGLPAAPDAAGSGFIPPTDLISQVLPAIKASAKYGGVMLWSKYYDDQTGYSSSIKDHV encoded by the exons ATGATGAGCAAAGCTAACGTTTCAATTGTGGTGGCAGTGCTTATTACGGCGCTGGTGGGTTGTAACGCCGCCGGCGGAGGAATTGCTATTTACTGGGGACAGAACGGGAACGAAGGCACACTGTCGGAGACTTGTGCCACCGGCAACTATGATTATGTCAACCTTGCATTTCTTGCAACGTTTGGTGGCGGTCGGAAGCCGATGATCAACCTGGCCGGCCACTGCGACCCATACAGTAACGCTTGCACTAATCTCACCTCTGAAATCAGATCCTGTCAGGCGAAAGGAGTGAAG GTGATGCTCTCCATTGGAGGAGGAGCCGGAGCCTACTCCCTGGATTCCTCAGAAGACGCTAGACAAGTTGCCACTTACCTGTGGAACAACTTCCTGGGTGGAAAATCTGACGAACGACCACTTGGAGATGCTATTTTGGATGGAATCGACTTCGATATCGAGCAAGGAAATGGTGAACACTGGGATGATCTTGCCAGGTTTCTGTCCGGATATAACAGTAAGGTTTACTTAAGTGCAGCTCCTCAGTGTCCATTTCCTGACCAGTGGGTGGGAGGAGCCTTGAACACAGGCCTTTTCGACTATGTTTGGGTTCAGTTCTATAACAACCCGCCCTGCCAGTACACTTCAGGGAATTTAACTAATCTGGACAAGTCATGGAAGTTATGGACTTCAGCCATTCGAGCTAAGAACATTATGCTTGGACTGCCTGCTGCGCCTGATGCAGCTGGAAGTGGTTTTATTCCGCCCACTGATTTAATTTCACAAGTGCTTCCAGCTATAAAGGCTTCAGCTAAGTATGGAGGCGTTATGCTGTGGTCTAAGTACTATGATGATCAGACAGGCTATAGTTCTTCCATCAAAGACCATGTCTGA